A stretch of the Lactuca sativa cultivar Salinas chromosome 9, Lsat_Salinas_v11, whole genome shotgun sequence genome encodes the following:
- the LOC111907067 gene encoding uncharacterized protein LOC111907067 produces MEHVKALQVNMPFVDTMLQTPKYFNLLKGLFAARKDLAEVAEKLMSELPEKKGDPGNIVIPCQFGNDVSTRALADSGASINLMPYSFFKKLNLPAPKPTTLTLRVGDESVMFKANPEIKQEEEKREEISFIQLDDEVLQKELDILLKEDPITVSGSLEEQSAEKVKGMEVQHANVACLDMMPFGKESSTKENEAINGSGAEADHQFTTKPKARTIMKYEVIKFKEKDKSCSEEDNLQLVAKGSFHG; encoded by the exons atggagcatgttaaagccttacaagtcaatatgccatTCGTGGACACAATGCTCCAAACTCCCAAATACTTTAACTTGCTTAAGGGTTTGTTTGCTGCCAGGAAAGATCTTGCTGAAGTCGCGGAGAAATTGATGAGTGAGCTACctgagaagaagggtgatccgggtaaTATAGTAATCCCGTGCCAATTTGGCAATGATGTTTCCACACGAGCTTTGGCTGATTCAGGggcaagcattaatttgatgccctattcattctttaagaagctaaaTTTACCAGCGCCAAAGCCG ACTACTTTGACATTAAGAGTGGGTGATGAGTCGGTGATGTTTAAAGCAAATCCAGagatcaagcaagaagaagaaaagcgagaagaaatctcatttatccaattaGATGATGAGGTATTGCAAAAAGAGCttgatattttattaaaagaagacccaa TTACTGTGAGTGGTTCTTTGGAAGAACAATCTGCAGAAAAAGTAAAAGGAATGGAGGTCCAACACGCCAACGTGGCATGCCTTGATATGATGCCATTTGGAAAAGAGTCGAGCACAAAAGAGAATGAAGCCATAAATGGAAGCGGAGCGGAAGCTGATCACCAATTCACCACTAAACCTAAAGCACGGACCATCATGAAATATGAAGtcattaaatttaaagagaaggat aaatcatgttcagaagaggACAATCTTCAACTGGTAGCCAAGGGGAGTTTCCATGGTTAA